One segment of Triticum aestivum cultivar Chinese Spring chromosome 2A, IWGSC CS RefSeq v2.1, whole genome shotgun sequence DNA contains the following:
- the LOC123184227 gene encoding uncharacterized protein, with amino-acid sequence MEVAKSVVASELVSRFISFLMNKYQSSSHAQSEEKVLESLQHLLMRACTIVEEADTRYITNSGMMMQLKTLSEAMRGHRLLDTSRYQALQDGARIDKVSSNNSSSSSLYLAKRSRTTTDKGTHLESHSALESLEIAIADMVEFVVLLGGCERMYRRPYDVYLYTNNFMFSRHAEKQKLLSFLLQHNDPHGDHALPVLPVIGGPTTGKKTLVAHVCGDERVRSQFPSVLHLDGDNLMSILDHGRTMEGMMLAVIEFASDVGDDDWKKFHSFFIRIGRGSKIIIISKLKILGRFGSVKPIFLTVLSNDELRYLFKALAFGSIDPAEHPRLVQVADEFVKVLNNMQGSLIAANSYADVLRKNLNVRFWRCTLDKAIRFLKRNLSIDGVQPSTRLAQGHQVDITDFALHPLSMTRYTINVSIKEESPSVTLGGLIADPSVRPEGDFILTSWESRLPPHKSFVYFATSHAHDTCEGRKRRGVPI; translated from the exons ATGGAGGTTGCCAAGTCTGTAGTTGCAAGTGAACTGGTGAGCCGGTTCATCTCCTTCCTGATGAACAAGTACCAATCCTCCAGCCATGCACAGTCAGAGGAGAAGGTGCTGGAGAGCTTGCAGCATCTCCTGATGAGAGCTTGCACCATCGTCGAGGAGGCAGACACACGATACATAACCAACTCCGGGATGATGATGCAGCTCAAGACGCTCTCAGAGGCCATGAGAGGACACCGTCTGCTCGATACCTCAAG GTACCAAGCCCTCCAAGATGGTGCGCGCATTGACAAGGTTAGCAGCAACAATTCTTCTAGCAGCAGTTTGTATTTAGCCAAGCGCTCACGTACAACAACTGATAAGGGCACACACCTTGAGTCTCACAGTGCCTTGGAAAGTTTAGAAATTGCTATAGCTGACATGGTAGAATTTGTTGTGCTTCTAGGTGGATGCGAGCGCATGTATCGTAGGCCATACGATGTTTATCTTTACACCAACAACTTCATGTTCAGCCGACATGCTGAAAAGCAAAAGCTCTTGagcttcttgttgcagcacaacGACCCTCATGGAGATCATGCACTCCCAGTTCTCCCGGTCATAGGTGGTCCAACAACTGGGAAGAAAACTTTGGTTGCCCATGTGTGCGGCGATGAAAGGGTTCGCTCGCAATTCCCTTCTGTATTGCACTTAGATGGAGACAACCTTATGAGCATACTTGACCATGGAAGGACCATGGAAGGAATGATGTTGGCAGTTATCGAGTTTGCTTCTGATGTAGGGGACGATGATTGGAAAAAGTTTCACTCATTTTTCATAAGAATAGGCAGAGGAAGTAAGATAATCATCATAAGTAAACTAAAAATATTAGGCAGGTTTGGATCGGTGAAACCAATTTTCCTTACTGTTCTATCAAATGATGAGTTGAGGTACCTTTTCAAGGCATTGGCATTCGGGAGCATAGACCCTGCAGAACATCCACGGTTAGTTCAAGTAGCAGATGAATTTGTCAAGGTGTTGAACAATATGCAAGGTTCACTTATCGCAGCAAATTCATACGCGGATGTGTTGAGAAAAAATCTCAATGTTCGGTTTTGGCGTTGCACATTGGACAAGGCAATAAGATTTCTTAAAAGAAACCTATCCATAGATGGTGTGCAACCAAGCACGCGTTTAGCACAAGGTCATCAAGTGGACATAACAGACTTTGCTTTGCATCCACTTAGCATGACACGTTATACAATTAATGTTTCAATCAAGGAGGAATCACCAAGTGTGACATTGGGGGGACTTATAGCAGATCCAAGTGTTAGACCGGAAGGAGACTTTATTCTAACTTCATGGGAATCAAGGTTACCCCCTCATAAATCATTTGTTTATTTTGCTACAAGTCATGCTCATGACACATGTGAAGGTAGGAAGCGACGAGGAGTGCCAATTTAA